A single region of the Hyphomicrobiales bacterium genome encodes:
- a CDS encoding putative cold shock protein y4cH (Evidence 3 : Putative function from multiple computational evidences), whose translation MATGTVKWFNDQKGYGFIQPDNGGKDVFVHVSAVERSGLRGLTEGQKIAYEVEADRRTGKDAAVNLQQV comes from the coding sequence ATGGCTACCGGAACAGTTAAGTGGTTCAACGACCAAAAAGGCTATGGCTTCATTCAGCCGGACAATGGCGGCAAGGACGTGTTCGTCCATGTCAGCGCTGTGGAGCGCTCGGGCCTGAGAGGCCTTACCGAAGGTCAAAAGATTGCCTACGAGGTTGAAGCGGACCGCCGGACCGGCAAGGACGCGGCTGTTAACCTTCAGCAGGTCTAA
- a CDS encoding conserved exported hypothetical protein (Evidence 4 : Unknown function but conserved in other organisms), producing MMSARVFAVTSAVLVALFAAPALAQSRASDPTASTRQRPPGQDWTKPTRSEKDMAARYATWDRKARESTNGICVGCDAPGSLKTVPAKTPRQARKLGR from the coding sequence ATGATGTCCGCGCGAGTTTTTGCAGTTACATCGGCCGTGCTTGTCGCGCTTTTTGCGGCTCCGGCCCTAGCCCAATCACGCGCGTCGGATCCGACCGCATCGACCCGGCAGCGTCCCCCTGGCCAGGACTGGACCAAGCCAACCCGGTCCGAAAAGGATATGGCTGCGCGCTATGCCACATGGGACCGCAAGGCGCGGGAATCCACGAACGGTATTTGTGTGGGATGCGATGCGCCCGGATCGCTGAAGACCGTGCCGGCGAAAACGCCACGGCAGGCCAGGAAGCTCGGACGCTGA
- a CDS encoding DNA-binding GntR family transcriptional regulator, with translation MERTGEEREPPKLREIAYDSFTRHLLANAVRPGQFVSQRELVELTGLTLGAIRELVPRLEAEGLVKTVPQRGMQVAHIDLGLIRDAYQFRLFLEKEAVALFVETASDATIAAIRAQHEDILRRAEQGVASPDLAAEAQAVDWGFHDTIIDALGNEIIAKAYRVNSIKIRLIRQELTRIDGLVVPVMNEHLAVVAAMETRDPAQAANALARHIDSARRRALGLR, from the coding sequence ATGGAGAGGACGGGCGAAGAGCGCGAACCTCCCAAATTGCGCGAGATAGCCTACGACAGCTTCACCCGGCATCTGCTTGCCAACGCTGTACGGCCGGGCCAGTTCGTTTCCCAACGGGAGCTGGTCGAGCTGACGGGCCTGACACTCGGCGCGATCCGCGAACTCGTCCCCCGGCTCGAAGCCGAAGGACTGGTGAAAACGGTGCCGCAGCGCGGTATGCAGGTCGCCCATATCGATCTCGGACTTATCCGCGATGCCTACCAGTTTCGCCTCTTTCTCGAGAAGGAGGCGGTGGCGCTTTTCGTCGAGACGGCCTCCGATGCGACGATCGCCGCGATACGCGCCCAGCACGAGGACATCCTGCGGCGTGCCGAACAGGGCGTGGCCAGCCCGGATCTCGCTGCGGAGGCGCAAGCTGTCGACTGGGGTTTCCACGACACGATCATCGATGCCTTGGGCAATGAGATCATCGCCAAGGCCTATCGGGTGAATTCCATCAAGATCCGGCTGATCCGGCAGGAGCTGACGCGGATCGACGGCCTTGTCGTGCCCGTCATGAACGAGCATCTCGCCGTTGTCGCCGCCATGGAAACGCGCGATCCGGCCCAGGCGGCAAACGCGCTCGCCAGACATATCGACAGCGCGCGGCGCCGTGCCTTGGGGTTGCGCTAG
- a CDS encoding 4-hydroxy-tetrahydrodipicolinate synthase, whose product MRDLFIMPGQFGLSVALATPFQLSGAVDNGLLTEQASWCLARGCSSITLFGTTGEGASIGLAEREATFAALARAGIAGDRIVGGIAATAVTDAVAQASLALDHGCRALLVPPPYFFKGVAEDGVFGWYAALVERLGQRARNMLLYNIPQMTAVAMPLSLITRLIRAFPEAFIGVKDSAGDWAYTEQLLEAHRDRVILVGDERSLARAVRNGGQGAISGLANICPDALLPLVVDGRPDQRVDQLVETVLGYPVMAAIKALVAHRSGEPGWLTMRPPLTALSRAEMAQLGERCDRIFSATAA is encoded by the coding sequence ATGCGGGATCTGTTTATCATGCCTGGTCAATTCGGCCTCTCCGTGGCTCTTGCAACTCCCTTTCAGCTTTCTGGAGCGGTCGATAACGGCCTCCTCACGGAACAGGCGTCCTGGTGTCTGGCCAGGGGCTGCAGCAGCATCACGCTGTTCGGCACGACGGGAGAAGGCGCATCGATTGGCCTGGCCGAGCGCGAGGCCACCTTCGCCGCCCTCGCCCGGGCCGGCATCGCGGGGGACCGCATCGTCGGCGGCATTGCCGCAACCGCCGTCACGGACGCGGTCGCGCAGGCAAGCCTTGCGCTCGATCACGGCTGCCGCGCCCTCCTCGTTCCACCGCCCTACTTCTTCAAGGGCGTGGCTGAGGACGGGGTTTTCGGCTGGTACGCCGCGCTGGTGGAGCGCCTGGGGCAGCGGGCGCGCAATATGTTGCTTTATAACATCCCCCAGATGACGGCGGTCGCGATGCCGCTGTCTCTCATCACCCGGCTCATCAGGGCCTTTCCGGAGGCCTTCATAGGCGTCAAGGATTCGGCCGGCGACTGGGCCTATACGGAACAACTCCTGGAGGCGCATCGCGACCGCGTCATCCTGGTCGGTGACGAGCGCAGTCTGGCTCGTGCCGTGAGAAACGGTGGCCAAGGCGCGATATCGGGGCTGGCAAACATATGCCCAGATGCGCTATTGCCCCTTGTGGTGGACGGACGACCCGATCAGCGTGTCGATCAACTGGTCGAGACGGTCCTTGGCTATCCGGTCATGGCAGCGATCAAAGCGCTCGTCGCCCATCGCAGCGGCGAACCCGGATGGCTCACCATGCGGCCGCCGTTGACCGCATTGTCGCGCGCCGAGATGGCCCAGCTCGGGGAACGCTGCGATCGGATCTTTTCTGCAACGGCCGCTTGA
- a CDS encoding hypothetical protein (Evidence 5 : Unknown function) encodes MWERLTGWCEVPASRRRRRHRDLNFGSYSRPKGWGDQSIAGLQIGPKRQLGYRARVFRVMNDGAAQKRCRVRDEMKGEESDVRQRHLAPLGAQGKLGSRCSRSGGNAGLRRSAMEEVCRHEA; translated from the coding sequence ATGTGGGAACGCCTGACAGGCTGGTGCGAAGTCCCAGCGTCTCGTCGTCGTCGCAGGCATCGGGACCTGAACTTCGGGAGTTACTCTAGGCCTAAAGGATGGGGTGACCAATCCATCGCCGGGTTGCAGATTGGACCAAAACGCCAGCTTGGCTATCGGGCTCGTGTTTTTAGGGTGATGAACGACGGTGCTGCTCAAAAAAGGTGCCGCGTCAGGGATGAAATGAAAGGGGAGGAAAGCGATGTTCGACAACGGCATCTCGCGCCGCTCGGTGCTCAAGGGAAGCTTGGCAGCCGGTGCTCTAGGTCTGGCGGGAACGCCGGCCTTCGCCGATCCGCAATGGAAGAAGTTTGCCGGCACGAAGCTTGA
- a CDS encoding Carbohydrate ABC transporter substrate-binding protein (CUT1 family), translated as MFDNGISRRSVLKGSLAAGALGLAGTPAFADPQWKKFAGTKLEVNLIKSPRGDVLEKNVKEFTDLTGIEVASEQIPEQQQRQKAVIELTSGKPSFDVVHLSYHVQKRQFEKAGWLADLTPFMKNPDLTASDLTEADFSSAGLLYAKDQSGAMRSLPFSVDYWIVYWNKDLFEKKGLGYPTNFEEMVKAAEALTNASDGTYGFVARGLRNANVPVWASFLLGYGGNFLDANGNLLTDKPEAVEGAKLYQRLLTKTAPPGVAGFNWSECQSAFLQGKVGMWLDGVGFAPPLEDPTKSRVVGKVGYGVMPAGPKLQASATFGDGIGVTAASTKKEAAYLYCQWAVSKLMGARLLQAGGGVPFRNSILDDKEVRSGVKMPAAWVDAVVGSAKVSRLGLPVVIPVTEFRDIIGTALTSTLSGADPAAELAKATEQFKPVLERSERG; from the coding sequence ATGTTCGACAACGGCATCTCGCGCCGCTCGGTGCTCAAGGGAAGCTTGGCAGCCGGTGCTCTAGGTCTGGCGGGAACGCCGGCCTTCGCCGATCCGCAATGGAAGAAGTTTGCCGGCACGAAGCTTGAGGTCAATCTCATCAAGAGCCCGCGGGGTGATGTTCTTGAGAAAAACGTCAAGGAGTTCACGGATCTCACGGGCATCGAGGTCGCTTCGGAACAGATCCCGGAGCAGCAGCAGCGCCAGAAGGCCGTCATCGAGCTGACTTCAGGCAAGCCGAGCTTCGACGTGGTGCACCTGAGCTACCATGTGCAGAAGCGGCAGTTCGAGAAGGCCGGGTGGCTGGCCGATCTCACGCCTTTCATGAAGAATCCGGACTTGACGGCCTCGGATCTGACGGAGGCCGATTTCTCCTCCGCCGGCTTGCTCTATGCCAAGGATCAAAGCGGGGCGATGCGTTCTCTGCCGTTCTCGGTGGACTACTGGATCGTCTATTGGAACAAAGATCTCTTTGAAAAGAAGGGCTTGGGCTATCCCACCAACTTCGAGGAGATGGTGAAGGCTGCCGAGGCGCTGACCAACGCTTCCGATGGCACCTATGGCTTCGTCGCCCGGGGATTGCGCAATGCCAATGTGCCGGTATGGGCGAGCTTCCTGCTCGGCTATGGCGGCAATTTCCTGGACGCCAACGGCAATCTTCTCACCGACAAGCCCGAGGCGGTCGAAGGCGCCAAGCTCTACCAGCGTCTGCTCACCAAGACCGCACCGCCCGGCGTTGCCGGCTTCAACTGGTCGGAATGCCAATCGGCTTTTCTGCAAGGCAAGGTCGGCATGTGGCTCGATGGCGTCGGCTTCGCGCCCCCGCTCGAGGATCCGACCAAGTCGCGCGTCGTCGGCAAGGTCGGCTACGGCGTTATGCCGGCTGGTCCCAAGCTGCAGGCGTCGGCCACCTTTGGGGACGGTATCGGCGTCACCGCAGCCTCGACCAAAAAGGAGGCCGCCTATCTCTACTGCCAATGGGCCGTATCGAAACTCATGGGCGCGCGCCTGCTGCAGGCTGGCGGCGGCGTGCCGTTCCGCAATTCCATCCTCGATGACAAGGAGGTGCGCAGCGGCGTGAAAATGCCCGCGGCCTGGGTCGACGCGGTTGTGGGATCGGCAAAGGTCAGCCGGTTGGGCTTGCCGGTGGTCATACCGGTCACGGAGTTCCGCGACATCATCGGTACGGCGCTGACGAGCACTTTGTCGGGGGCGGATCCGGCGGCCGAGCTCGCGAAGGCGACCGAGCAGTTCAAGCCCGTGCTTGAACGCAGCGAACGCGGCTGA